From the genome of Geothrix sp. 21YS21S-4, one region includes:
- a CDS encoding flavodoxin family protein yields MGKKVLILSSSPRKGGNSDLLSDRFLAGAREGGHAAEKVFLRDRAIGYCTGCGACSKGGKPCPQKDDMAEMLDQMVRADVIVMATPVYFYAMAGQMKTFIDRTCARYQELRDKEFYFILAAADGSRKAMHRTLEGFRGFTSCLDGARERGVVYGTGAWEVGDIKGAPAMKEAYQMGLSL; encoded by the coding sequence ATGGGAAAGAAGGTGCTCATCCTGTCCTCCAGCCCCCGCAAGGGCGGCAACTCGGACCTCCTCTCCGACCGTTTCCTCGCGGGCGCCCGGGAGGGCGGCCATGCCGCCGAGAAGGTCTTCCTCCGGGACCGGGCGATCGGCTACTGCACGGGCTGCGGCGCCTGCAGTAAAGGAGGGAAGCCCTGTCCCCAGAAGGACGACATGGCGGAAATGCTCGACCAGATGGTTCGCGCCGACGTCATCGTCATGGCCACGCCCGTCTACTTCTACGCCATGGCCGGCCAGATGAAGACCTTCATCGACCGCACCTGCGCCCGCTACCAGGAGCTCCGCGACAAGGAGTTCTACTTCATCCTGGCCGCGGCGGACGGCAGCCGGAAGGCGATGCACCGCACCCTCGAAGGGTTCCGGGGCTTCACCTCCTGCCTGGATGGCGCCCGGGAAAGGGGCGTCGTCTACGGCACCGGCGCCTGGGAGGTGGGGGACATCAAGGGCGCCCCCGCCATGAAAGAGGCCTACCAGATGGGCCTGTCCCTCTAG
- a CDS encoding patatin-like phospholipase family protein codes for MRPDPPLLKGHGAEYPEEFAREEGERIAVRRRAVRKELGDAAAGPADARPVGLALSGGGIRSATFCLGVLRGLARHGVLPRVDLLSTVSGGGYIGSFLGALIHREGLKAATDCLEQDPPPLAGSAPVLASPVRWLRENGRYLAPSGSGDLLLMMAILFRNWVAVHVVLGTLLLSVMLLLKGVWALSLPASWLAWTVAPAAGLWWSPWIAGAGVLFLTLVVPPGWAYWLVEAVGEDYSSRWFSPVWAAAASVALFGGLGLAGLHVPWIAATTCSIRGVSWVAWVCFGFALEGLQALIWFVVLAWGPEGEWGARRGEAFDPLPGKRAACLRWRLSRLLSAGIIATLAMALLALADSLGQSVYAVLREKGASGLALWAAGLSSVTAFLAAWGPKLAAVLPKRREDVHLPVSLLAGAAAVLLIGVLFVGQAAFATGLAWGFRPVAIPAEEGGLRPVGAALTKPPAKAEKPTAPVSPPKTPPAPFAPGVWLGSFALCAGLTLFAFGRNRAFLNLSAMGAFYQKRLSRTYLGASNPRRQEKGTSPRDEAPGDDFRFETYRLWEKGGPLHFINVTINETLDGATGIQNQDRKGTPLAVGPLGVSVGVSHHAQWTDPARRQLLPESLEGAGRWPVFFASPGKALEPQPLTLGQWMGISGAAFSTGMGSRTSFGLSFLCGFFNVRTGYWWYSGMDPEARPTKVTSQAGGWYHFSRALPVQAHLLDEWMARFRGTLQRYWYLSDGGHFENTAVYELARRRIPYLILCDAGADPDYAFDDLANLTLKLRNDFGAELRFLDGADLAAAWKTFRAGVGLEEGGLCPALGPVESLRRGDWEVKGQGVDPTLVKAALEGRSRAHAALARIDYPCCTGEGPEHSLLLVLKPTLTGDEPMDVRFYHERQPAFPHEPTLDQFFDEAQWEAYRRLGEHTVDAAFECSKPVRPTVGGTSA; via the coding sequence ATGCGGCCCGATCCACCACTGCTTAAAGGCCACGGCGCGGAATATCCCGAGGAGTTCGCCCGGGAGGAGGGGGAGCGGATCGCCGTCCGCCGGCGCGCCGTCCGGAAGGAACTCGGAGACGCGGCCGCAGGCCCGGCGGACGCCCGCCCGGTGGGGTTGGCCCTGTCGGGAGGCGGCATCCGCAGCGCGACCTTCTGCCTGGGCGTGCTCCGCGGGCTGGCCCGCCACGGGGTGCTGCCGCGGGTGGACCTGCTGAGCACGGTCTCCGGCGGCGGCTACATCGGCAGCTTCCTCGGCGCGCTCATCCATCGCGAGGGCCTGAAGGCGGCGACGGACTGCCTGGAGCAGGACCCGCCCCCCTTGGCCGGATCCGCGCCGGTCCTCGCTTCTCCCGTCCGGTGGCTGCGGGAGAATGGGCGCTACCTGGCGCCCAGCGGAAGCGGCGACCTCCTGCTGATGATGGCGATCCTCTTCCGGAACTGGGTCGCGGTCCACGTGGTGCTGGGGACCCTCCTGCTGTCGGTGATGCTCCTCCTGAAGGGGGTTTGGGCCCTCTCCCTTCCCGCGTCCTGGCTGGCCTGGACGGTGGCCCCCGCCGCGGGCCTGTGGTGGAGCCCGTGGATCGCGGGCGCGGGGGTGCTGTTCCTTACGTTGGTGGTGCCTCCGGGCTGGGCCTATTGGCTGGTGGAAGCCGTGGGGGAGGACTATTCCTCCCGCTGGTTCTCGCCGGTATGGGCGGCGGCGGCGAGCGTCGCGCTCTTCGGCGGCCTGGGGCTGGCGGGACTGCACGTGCCCTGGATCGCGGCGACGACGTGCTCCATCCGCGGCGTGTCCTGGGTCGCATGGGTCTGTTTCGGGTTCGCCCTGGAAGGGCTGCAGGCCCTGATCTGGTTCGTCGTCCTCGCCTGGGGGCCCGAAGGCGAGTGGGGCGCCCGCAGGGGCGAGGCCTTCGATCCCCTGCCGGGCAAGCGCGCCGCCTGCCTCCGGTGGCGGCTGTCGCGCCTGCTGTCGGCGGGAATCATCGCCACCCTGGCCATGGCCCTGCTCGCCCTGGCCGACAGCCTGGGGCAGTCCGTCTATGCCGTCCTCCGGGAGAAAGGCGCCTCGGGTCTGGCCCTGTGGGCCGCGGGGCTGTCGTCGGTCACGGCGTTCCTCGCCGCGTGGGGCCCCAAGCTGGCGGCCGTCCTGCCGAAGCGCCGGGAGGACGTCCACCTTCCCGTCAGCCTGCTGGCCGGGGCCGCCGCGGTCCTGCTCATCGGCGTCCTGTTCGTCGGCCAGGCGGCCTTCGCCACGGGCCTCGCCTGGGGCTTCCGGCCCGTCGCCATTCCCGCGGAGGAAGGCGGCCTGCGGCCCGTGGGGGCCGCTTTGACGAAGCCCCCTGCCAAGGCGGAGAAGCCGACGGCGCCGGTCTCCCCGCCGAAGACGCCGCCGGCGCCCTTCGCGCCCGGGGTGTGGCTGGGCAGCTTCGCGCTTTGCGCCGGCCTGACCCTCTTCGCCTTCGGGCGCAACCGCGCCTTCCTGAACCTCAGCGCCATGGGCGCCTTCTACCAGAAGCGCCTCTCCCGGACCTACCTCGGCGCGAGCAATCCCCGCCGCCAGGAGAAGGGAACCAGTCCGCGGGACGAAGCGCCTGGCGACGACTTCCGCTTCGAGACCTACCGGCTCTGGGAGAAGGGCGGTCCCCTGCACTTCATCAACGTCACCATCAACGAGACCCTGGACGGCGCCACCGGAATCCAGAACCAGGACCGCAAGGGCACGCCCCTGGCCGTGGGCCCCCTGGGGGTGAGCGTCGGGGTCTCCCACCACGCGCAGTGGACCGACCCGGCGCGGCGCCAGCTCCTGCCCGAGAGCCTGGAGGGCGCGGGGCGGTGGCCGGTCTTCTTCGCGTCCCCGGGCAAAGCGCTGGAGCCGCAGCCCCTCACCCTCGGCCAATGGATGGGCATCTCGGGCGCCGCGTTCAGCACGGGGATGGGCTCCCGCACGAGCTTCGGCCTCAGCTTCCTCTGCGGCTTCTTCAATGTGCGGACGGGCTACTGGTGGTACAGCGGCATGGATCCCGAGGCGCGCCCTACCAAGGTCACGTCGCAGGCGGGCGGGTGGTACCACTTCTCGCGGGCCCTGCCGGTGCAGGCCCACCTCCTGGACGAATGGATGGCGCGCTTCCGCGGCACCCTCCAGCGCTACTGGTACCTGAGTGACGGCGGCCACTTCGAAAACACCGCCGTGTACGAGCTGGCCCGGAGGCGCATTCCGTACCTGATCCTGTGCGACGCCGGGGCGGACCCGGACTACGCCTTCGACGACCTGGCGAACCTCACCCTGAAGTTGCGGAACGACTTCGGCGCGGAACTGCGGTTCCTCGACGGTGCCGACCTGGCGGCGGCCTGGAAGACCTTCCGCGCCGGCGTGGGACTGGAGGAGGGCGGCCTGTGCCCCGCCCTCGGGCCGGTGGAATCCCTGCGCCGGGGCGATTGGGAGGTGAAGGGGCAGGGGGTCGACCCGACCCTGGTGAAGGCCGCGCTGGAAGGGCGCTCCCGGGCCCATGCCGCACTGGCCCGGATCGACTATCCCTGCTGCACCGGCGAGGGGCCGGAGCATTCCCTCCTGCTGGTCCTCAAGCCCACGCTCACGGGGGACGAGCCCATGGATGTGCGCTTCTACCACGAGCGGCAGCCCGCGTTTCCCCACGAGCCCACCCTGGACCAGTTCTTCGACGAGGCGCAGTGGGAAGCCTACCGCCGGCTGGGCGAGCACACCGTGGATGCGGCCTTCGAATGCTCCAAGCCGGTCCGTCCTACCGTGGGAGGAACGTCCGCATGA
- a CDS encoding ATP-binding protein, giving the protein MTLSNISPTTSITSPDRVAFLEALNKGMARLVRAVQDLSQARDVETIQEIVRHAARELTGADGATFVLRDGDKCHYVDEDSISPLWKGLRFPISICISGWAMTNGRSTVIPDIYVDPRIPVEAYRPTFVKSLVMVPIRQDAPLGAIGNYWATRHEAPPEEVALLQALADTTAVAMENVKVYNELEQRVEDRTQELEAANRELEAFSYSVSHDLRAPLRHIRGFSELLEEESGLVLNEAAREHLEGILGASNRMERLIDDLLAFSRLSRQTLRRSPVDLNAVVDKVVGHLAPDLAGRSLRWVRGPLPTVQGDEALLTAAFENLLSNAVKFTSRRPEAVIEVGTEERPTEVEIFVKDNGAGFEPAYAHRLFRVFQRLHTYDEFKGTGIGLANVQRIIQRHGGRVWAEGRPGEGATFHVALPQEEAEPCP; this is encoded by the coding sequence ATGACCCTGAGCAACATATCCCCCACAACGTCGATCACGAGTCCCGACCGGGTGGCCTTCCTGGAGGCCCTCAACAAAGGCATGGCCCGGCTGGTGCGCGCGGTCCAGGACCTTTCCCAGGCGCGGGACGTGGAGACGATCCAGGAGATCGTCCGCCACGCCGCCCGCGAGCTGACCGGGGCGGACGGAGCCACCTTCGTCCTGCGCGATGGGGACAAGTGCCACTACGTGGACGAGGATTCCATTTCCCCCCTCTGGAAGGGCCTCCGCTTCCCCATCTCCATCTGCATCAGCGGGTGGGCCATGACGAACGGGCGATCCACCGTGATCCCCGACATCTACGTGGATCCGCGCATCCCGGTGGAGGCCTACCGGCCCACGTTCGTGAAGAGCCTGGTGATGGTCCCCATCCGCCAGGACGCCCCCCTCGGCGCCATCGGGAACTACTGGGCCACCCGCCACGAGGCCCCGCCGGAGGAAGTGGCGCTGCTCCAGGCCCTGGCGGACACCACCGCGGTGGCCATGGAGAACGTGAAGGTCTACAACGAACTGGAGCAGCGGGTGGAGGACCGCACCCAGGAGCTGGAGGCGGCGAACCGCGAGCTGGAGGCCTTCTCCTATTCCGTCTCCCACGACCTGCGGGCTCCGCTGCGCCACATCCGCGGCTTCTCCGAATTGCTGGAGGAGGAGAGCGGGCTGGTCCTGAACGAGGCGGCCCGCGAGCACCTGGAAGGCATCCTCGGCGCCTCGAATCGCATGGAGCGGCTCATCGACGACCTTCTGGCCTTCTCCCGGCTGTCCCGCCAGACCCTGCGCCGGTCCCCCGTGGACCTGAACGCCGTGGTGGACAAGGTCGTGGGCCACTTGGCGCCGGATCTGGCGGGCCGGTCCCTCCGCTGGGTCCGCGGTCCGCTGCCCACGGTCCAGGGGGACGAGGCCCTGCTCACCGCCGCGTTCGAGAACCTGCTGAGCAACGCCGTGAAGTTCACCTCCCGGCGGCCCGAGGCGGTGATCGAAGTGGGGACGGAGGAGCGCCCGACCGAGGTGGAGATCTTCGTGAAGGACAACGGCGCCGGCTTCGAGCCCGCCTACGCCCACCGCCTGTTCCGCGTGTTCCAGCGGCTGCACACCTACGACGAGTTCAAAGGCACCGGCATCGGGCTGGCGAACGTCCAGCGCATCATCCAGCGGCACGGGGGCCGGGTGTGGGCGGAGGGCCGCCCCGGCGAGGGCGCCACCTTCCACGTGGCCCTTCCCCAGGAGGAGGCCGAGCCATGCCCCTGA
- a CDS encoding NAD(P)-dependent alcohol dehydrogenase, with amino-acid sequence MPFPALGYAAESPTAELAPFHFERRDPRPDDVVIDILYCGVCHSDLHTARNDWGWTTYPIVPGHEIIGRVREVGAGVTRFQPGDAVGVGCMVDACRHCKPCERGEEQYCAEGSTFTYGGQDRHDGTPTQGGYSDQVVVSDRFVLKVPAGLDLKGAAPLLCAGITTWSPLRRWKVGPGSQVVVVGLGGLGHMGLKLAKALGAEVTLFTRSKGKEADARRLGADHVVLSTDAAQMAAVSDRFDLIVDTVPYVHDLNPYVPTLASDGTLVLVGYLGALEPMLDTTPLVLGRKSVAGSLIGGIPETQELLDFCGEHGIASDVEVISVQEINAAYERLLKSDVKYRFVLDMASLKG; translated from the coding sequence ATGCCCTTTCCCGCGCTCGGCTATGCCGCAGAGTCCCCCACGGCGGAGCTGGCCCCGTTCCATTTCGAGCGCCGCGATCCGCGCCCCGATGATGTGGTGATCGACATCCTGTACTGCGGGGTCTGCCACTCCGATCTGCACACCGCGCGAAACGACTGGGGCTGGACCACGTATCCCATCGTTCCGGGCCACGAGATCATCGGCCGCGTCCGCGAGGTGGGCGCCGGCGTGACCCGCTTCCAGCCCGGCGACGCCGTCGGGGTGGGCTGCATGGTGGACGCCTGCCGCCACTGCAAACCCTGCGAGCGGGGCGAGGAGCAGTACTGCGCCGAGGGTTCCACCTTCACCTACGGCGGCCAGGACCGCCACGACGGCACCCCCACGCAGGGCGGCTACTCCGATCAGGTCGTGGTGTCCGACCGCTTCGTGCTGAAGGTTCCGGCCGGGCTGGACCTGAAGGGCGCCGCGCCGCTGCTCTGCGCGGGCATCACCACCTGGTCGCCCCTGCGGCGCTGGAAGGTGGGCCCGGGCAGCCAGGTGGTCGTGGTGGGCCTCGGAGGGCTGGGGCACATGGGCCTGAAGCTGGCCAAGGCCCTGGGCGCCGAGGTGACGCTGTTCACCCGGTCCAAGGGCAAGGAGGCCGATGCCCGCCGCCTGGGCGCGGATCACGTCGTGCTGTCCACGGACGCCGCGCAGATGGCCGCCGTCTCGGACCGCTTCGATCTCATCGTCGACACCGTGCCCTACGTCCACGACCTGAATCCCTACGTCCCGACCCTCGCCTCGGACGGCACCCTGGTGCTGGTGGGCTACCTGGGCGCACTGGAGCCCATGCTGGACACCACCCCCCTGGTCCTGGGCCGGAAGTCCGTGGCGGGCTCCCTGATCGGCGGCATCCCGGAGACCCAGGAGCTGCTGGATTTCTGCGGCGAGCACGGCATCGCCTCCGACGTGGAGGTGATCTCCGTCCAGGAGATCAACGCCGCCTACGAGCGCCTGCTGAAGAGCGATGTGAAGTACCGCTTCGTGCTCGACATGGCCTCGCTGAAGGGCTGA
- a CDS encoding M4 family metallopeptidase: MRNELSLLIAPSLVAGALSNAPPSTSARDAAVKLFRSTKAALNLQEEDDLRFRNESRDEQGKLHLRLDQTFRGLRVWGGQTIYHMAGEVPSQPPTDRLIRGLQLSPFPTLGSSEALAVAAADMNPQGAFTRTPTCELAIYPTRRRAVRPGILPDTVNAADVTTIVEGATLVYHLHLEIERGTIDTRHWDYLVDAHTGTILQRWSTLKGATNSTGKSQYSGTVLLKTNPLSSGGAELRDVTRGSALPHPATAQRGNATYDLAGAEPEDDATPFQSGSIFTDADDSWGDGLNFGGGATASENGQTAAVDAHFGLQSTWDYYLNVHAWEGIDGKGTATLNRVHYGHGYANAFWSDACFCMTYGDGDDPTGTWGFKTVTALDVAGHEMSHGVCTNTANLDYFGEAGGLNEANSDIHGTMVEFYARGGTHGSEVPDVGGNWTIAEQLSHLPLRYMDKPSLDGLSPDAWTLALADMDPHYSSGPMNRCFYFLSAGASSDSMQSGFTSYLPSGMTGIGNTKAIRIWFKALRDYLTSGATYHDARIACQSAATALYGANSSELAAVQNAFHGINVGPSAGLPDDASAPANVTVGVAGSSDTIVFTGSATDDVKVERIDFLVDGIVVAKLNATSGSVQVDSHLFANGHHSLQAAAYDSSGNRAVSAVMFFSVVNAFTQVLQNPGFEGGNSFWKMEGSAEIGITSALARTGQAFGILGGKGRTGSPVTGSFAQRILLPDIEGLSLDFWLWTSSTDTSGIPHDNLKIQLFDETDSLLLTTLATYTNADAAATSLDSSTPAFIRRTLDLSRFKGKTVTLKFVAEENADTLATLFRIDDLFLGRQWSDPDQNGDGLVDGIDLGILIQAYGGSIPTSSPLSDLNNDGRVDSADVLLLMKQFGQRKSQ, from the coding sequence ATGCGGAATGAGCTTTCATTGCTCATTGCTCCGAGTCTGGTGGCAGGAGCCTTATCAAATGCGCCGCCCTCCACGTCCGCGCGAGACGCAGCAGTCAAGCTCTTCCGAAGCACCAAGGCAGCCCTCAACCTTCAGGAAGAGGATGATCTTCGATTCCGCAACGAAAGCCGCGACGAACAGGGAAAACTTCATCTCCGCCTTGATCAGACATTCCGTGGACTCCGGGTCTGGGGTGGTCAAACCATCTACCACATGGCCGGAGAGGTCCCATCCCAGCCCCCCACGGATCGATTGATTCGCGGCCTACAACTCTCTCCCTTCCCAACCCTGGGCTCTTCCGAGGCGCTCGCTGTTGCCGCAGCCGACATGAACCCCCAGGGAGCTTTCACACGCACTCCCACGTGCGAACTGGCGATCTACCCCACACGCCGACGAGCGGTCAGGCCTGGAATACTTCCGGATACAGTCAATGCAGCAGATGTCACCACGATCGTGGAAGGTGCCACCCTCGTCTATCACCTTCATTTGGAGATCGAGCGAGGGACCATAGATACCCGGCACTGGGACTACTTGGTGGATGCCCATACAGGGACGATCCTCCAGCGGTGGTCCACTCTCAAAGGCGCCACGAACAGCACTGGCAAATCCCAGTACAGCGGGACAGTTCTTCTCAAAACCAATCCACTTTCGTCCGGAGGAGCGGAGCTAAGGGATGTGACCCGAGGTTCAGCCCTGCCTCATCCCGCAACCGCGCAGCGAGGAAACGCAACCTACGACCTCGCAGGTGCCGAGCCCGAAGATGACGCTACGCCCTTCCAAAGCGGATCCATCTTCACGGATGCTGACGACAGTTGGGGGGACGGCCTCAACTTCGGTGGCGGGGCAACCGCTTCGGAAAACGGTCAAACCGCGGCAGTGGACGCGCACTTTGGACTTCAATCCACGTGGGACTACTACCTTAACGTCCACGCATGGGAAGGCATCGACGGGAAAGGCACTGCGACACTGAACCGCGTCCATTACGGCCACGGCTATGCGAACGCTTTCTGGAGCGATGCCTGTTTTTGCATGACGTACGGGGATGGGGACGATCCCACGGGAACATGGGGATTCAAGACCGTGACCGCCCTTGACGTCGCCGGCCACGAGATGAGCCACGGCGTATGCACCAACACCGCCAACCTCGACTATTTTGGGGAGGCCGGCGGGCTCAACGAAGCCAACTCCGACATTCATGGAACGATGGTCGAATTCTATGCCCGGGGAGGGACCCACGGCAGCGAAGTCCCCGATGTGGGTGGCAACTGGACCATTGCGGAGCAGCTGAGCCACCTGCCTCTACGCTACATGGACAAGCCCAGCCTGGACGGCCTTTCTCCCGATGCGTGGACCCTCGCCCTGGCCGACATGGATCCTCACTATTCTTCCGGCCCCATGAACCGCTGCTTTTATTTTCTCAGCGCGGGCGCCAGTTCAGACAGCATGCAGAGCGGTTTCACGTCCTATCTCCCCTCTGGCATGACCGGCATCGGAAACACCAAGGCCATCCGGATCTGGTTCAAGGCTCTCCGAGACTACCTGACCTCCGGTGCGACCTACCACGATGCGAGAATCGCCTGTCAGTCGGCCGCCACTGCCCTTTATGGAGCCAATTCCTCCGAGCTCGCGGCTGTGCAAAATGCCTTCCACGGCATCAATGTGGGACCCAGCGCCGGACTTCCGGACGACGCATCCGCGCCTGCCAATGTCACCGTGGGCGTGGCGGGCTCTTCGGACACCATCGTTTTTACAGGTTCTGCAACCGACGACGTTAAAGTGGAACGCATCGATTTCCTGGTCGATGGAATTGTCGTCGCCAAGCTTAATGCCACCAGTGGAAGCGTACAGGTCGACTCCCATCTTTTCGCGAATGGCCATCATTCGCTCCAAGCTGCGGCTTACGATAGCTCCGGCAATCGCGCGGTTTCTGCCGTGATGTTCTTCTCCGTGGTCAACGCCTTCACCCAGGTTCTTCAGAACCCAGGCTTCGAAGGCGGGAATTCTTTCTGGAAGATGGAAGGAAGCGCAGAGATCGGGATCACTTCCGCCTTGGCTCGAACAGGACAGGCTTTCGGAATATTGGGTGGAAAAGGACGTACGGGATCCCCCGTCACCGGATCGTTCGCCCAGCGCATCCTGCTTCCCGATATCGAGGGGTTATCCCTAGACTTCTGGTTGTGGACATCCTCAACGGACACCTCCGGCATTCCCCACGACAACCTCAAGATTCAGCTTTTCGATGAAACGGATTCACTCCTTCTGACCACGCTGGCAACCTACACGAACGCCGACGCGGCAGCCACAAGCCTTGACTCCTCCACACCCGCGTTCATACGGCGCACTTTGGACCTATCCCGATTCAAGGGGAAAACGGTAACCCTCAAGTTCGTCGCCGAGGAAAACGCAGATACTCTCGCAACCCTTTTCCGCATCGACGATCTTTTCCTTGGACGCCAATGGTCCGATCCCGACCAGAACGGGGATGGCCTTGTGGATGGCATTGATCTGGGCATCCTCATCCAAGCTTACGGAGGAAGCATCCCGACATCCTCACCCCTATCGGACCTCAACAACGACGGAAGGGTGGATTCCGCAGATGTGCTCCTGTTGATGAAGCAATTTGGGCAAAGGAAATCACAATGA
- a CDS encoding ATP-binding protein, protein MPLKILYLEDSELDLKLTRAALQRELGACEVRWAPHREEFLERLQDPDLDLVLSDFNLPAFDGLEALDLCRAARPLLPFILISGTIGEEKAVECVRRGATDYVLKANLRRLPMVITRALAEVEERAARVRADKERQALLEAASIAKVVPWKQDIASNVWVFGDSAAMVLGYGPLEFRVNPGLVEALIHAEDVHRFVSARARSASGQAVGFDCRMRHAGGSWIWTRWTLVQSPGMYRGVLQDVSELHATQEQLILSQKAETAGVMVSGLSHDFNNHIMVILANTELLDGGPLLDSQRRFVANIRRAGERSRDMVRQLLGFARKNQEFERSQQDLNGLVNEAAGLMRHILRPEIRLETACLVSLPEVCGDPGQIVQTIMNLGINAQDAIPSEGSITLRTGQQVLSAAEAEQQGRLPGPYTYVEVEDTGTGIPEEILQKIFDPFFTTKPPGKGTGLGLAMVQAIVKGHDGLLLCASEPGKGTRFRMLFPSTAPRQPAEVCG, encoded by the coding sequence ATGCCCCTGAAGATCCTCTATCTCGAAGACTCGGAACTGGACCTGAAGCTCACCCGGGCGGCCCTCCAGCGGGAGCTCGGGGCCTGCGAGGTGCGCTGGGCCCCCCACCGGGAGGAATTCCTGGAGCGCCTTCAGGATCCGGACCTGGATCTGGTCCTCTCCGACTTCAACCTGCCGGCCTTCGACGGGCTGGAGGCCCTGGACCTGTGCCGCGCGGCCCGGCCCCTCCTTCCCTTCATCCTGATCTCGGGGACCATCGGCGAGGAGAAGGCTGTCGAATGCGTGCGGCGCGGCGCCACGGACTACGTCCTGAAAGCGAACCTGCGCCGCCTGCCCATGGTCATCACCCGGGCCCTGGCGGAGGTGGAGGAGCGCGCCGCGCGGGTCCGCGCGGACAAGGAGCGCCAGGCCCTTCTCGAAGCCGCCAGCATCGCCAAGGTGGTCCCGTGGAAGCAGGACATCGCCTCCAACGTGTGGGTATTCGGGGATTCCGCCGCCATGGTGCTGGGCTACGGCCCGCTGGAGTTCCGGGTGAACCCCGGGCTGGTGGAGGCGCTCATCCACGCCGAGGACGTCCACCGCTTCGTCTCCGCCCGCGCCCGCAGCGCCTCGGGCCAGGCCGTGGGCTTCGACTGCCGCATGCGCCACGCGGGCGGGTCGTGGATCTGGACGCGCTGGACCCTGGTACAGAGCCCCGGGATGTACCGCGGCGTGCTCCAGGACGTGTCCGAACTCCACGCCACGCAGGAACAGCTCATCCTCAGCCAGAAGGCTGAGACGGCCGGCGTGATGGTGAGCGGGCTCAGCCACGACTTCAACAACCACATCATGGTGATCCTGGCGAACACGGAGCTGCTGGACGGCGGGCCGCTGCTCGACTCCCAGCGCCGGTTCGTGGCCAACATCCGCCGGGCCGGCGAGCGCTCCCGGGACATGGTGCGCCAGCTGCTGGGCTTCGCCCGCAAGAACCAGGAGTTCGAGCGGTCGCAGCAGGACCTCAACGGCCTGGTGAACGAGGCCGCCGGGCTGATGAGGCACATCCTGCGCCCGGAGATCCGGCTGGAGACCGCCTGCCTCGTCTCCCTTCCCGAGGTCTGCGGCGATCCCGGCCAGATCGTCCAGACGATCATGAACCTCGGCATCAACGCCCAGGACGCCATCCCGAGCGAGGGCTCCATCACCCTCCGCACCGGCCAGCAGGTGCTGAGCGCCGCGGAAGCCGAGCAGCAGGGCCGCCTGCCCGGGCCCTACACCTACGTCGAAGTGGAGGACACCGGCACCGGCATTCCGGAGGAGATCCTGCAGAAGATCTTCGACCCGTTCTTCACCACCAAGCCCCCCGGCAAGGGCACCGGCCTGGGCCTGGCCATGGTCCAGGCCATCGTGAAGGGCCACGACGGCCTGCTGCTCTGCGCGTCGGAACCCGGAAAGGGCACCCGCTTCCGCATGCTCTTCCCTTCCACCGCCCCGCGGCAGCCCGCGGAGGTCTGCGGCTAG
- a CDS encoding aldo/keto reductase, whose product MKMRTLGTRGLNVSALGLGCMGLSFGLGPAVDKQEGIALIRAAVEKGITFFDTAEVYGPWANEELVGEALAPFRGRVAIATKFGFDIAQQGGVNLGGVNSRPAQIKAVAEASLKRLRVERIDLFYQHRVDPEVPIEDVAGAVKELIQEGKVQHFGLSEAGAKTIRRAHAVQPVTALQSEYSLFWREPEAEILPTLEELGIGFVPFSPLGKGFLTGKIDETTTFDPSDFRNIVPRFTPEARKANLALVEVLKALAAEKGATPAQLALAWLLAQKPWIVPIPGTTKLHRLEENLGGAALELTAEDLRKIDEASAKITIQGARYPEHLQKLVGR is encoded by the coding sequence ATGAAGATGCGAACGCTAGGCACCCGCGGCCTGAATGTCTCGGCCCTCGGCCTCGGCTGCATGGGCCTGAGCTTCGGGCTCGGCCCCGCCGTCGACAAACAGGAAGGCATCGCCCTGATCCGGGCCGCCGTGGAGAAGGGGATCACCTTCTTCGACACCGCCGAAGTCTACGGTCCCTGGGCCAACGAGGAGCTGGTGGGCGAAGCCCTCGCTCCCTTCCGCGGCCGCGTGGCCATCGCCACGAAGTTCGGATTCGACATCGCCCAGCAGGGCGGCGTCAACCTGGGCGGCGTGAACAGTCGCCCGGCGCAGATCAAGGCCGTGGCCGAAGCCTCCCTGAAGCGGCTGCGCGTGGAGCGCATCGACCTCTTCTACCAGCACCGCGTGGATCCCGAAGTCCCCATCGAGGACGTCGCGGGCGCCGTGAAGGAGCTCATCCAGGAGGGCAAGGTCCAGCACTTCGGACTGTCGGAAGCCGGCGCCAAGACCATCCGCCGCGCCCACGCCGTCCAGCCAGTGACCGCGCTCCAGAGCGAGTACTCCCTGTTCTGGCGGGAGCCGGAAGCGGAGATCCTCCCCACCCTGGAGGAACTGGGCATCGGGTTCGTCCCCTTCAGCCCGCTGGGGAAGGGCTTCCTCACGGGGAAGATCGATGAGACCACCACCTTCGATCCCTCCGATTTCCGCAACATCGTCCCGCGGTTTACCCCCGAGGCGCGCAAGGCGAACCTCGCCCTGGTCGAGGTGCTGAAAGCCCTCGCGGCCGAGAAGGGCGCGACGCCCGCGCAGCTCGCCCTGGCCTGGCTGCTGGCCCAGAAGCCGTGGATCGTTCCGATTCCCGGCACGACCAAGCTCCATCGGCTGGAGGAGAACCTGGGAGGCGCCGCCCTCGAACTCACCGCGGAAGACCTGCGGAAGATCGACGAGGCTTCCGCGAAGATCACGATTCAGGGCGCGCGGTACCCGGAGCACCTGCAGAAGCTGGTGGGCCGCTAA